GCGCGACGCCCCCGGCGGCGGGCTACCCTGGCGCCATGCTGCGCGACGTCCGCATCTTCAGCGACGCCTTCCTGGCCGCGCGGGGCGTGGACGGCGCCACCCTGAGCCACGTCACCCGCATCGCCCTCGAGTTGGCGCGCGAGGGCCGCGAGGGCCGCAAGATCGGGGCGTTGTTCACCGTCGACGACCACCCCGCCGTCCTCGCCCGTTCGCGCCCGCTGATCCTCGATCCGTTGAAGGGCCACCCGGACGAGGACAAGGTCGTGACCGACGCGAACGTGCGCGAGACGTTGAAGGAACTCGCGCAACTCGACGGCGCCTTCGTGATCTCCGGCGACGGGGTCGCGGTCGCCGCGGCGCGCTACCTCTCGGCCAGCGCCGAGGGCGTCGTGCTGCCCATGGGGTTGGGGAGTCGCCACGTCGCGGCGGCCTCCATCACGCTGCGCACCGACGCGGTCGCCGTCGTCGTGTCGGAATCGAGCATGGTGCGCATCTTCGACGACGGCGAACTGGTCCGCGAGATCGTGCCCGACGTGTGGCTGTTCGAGCGGTTGACGCCGTCCGCGGGGCGCACCCGCGACGACGGGGGCGACGGCGGAGCGGCCCGCGGTGACGCCTGAACGACCCCCCGCCGGGCGGGACGCGGGGCGTCCCCTGCGGGTCGTCAGCGTCTCGTTGGGCGCTCCGGCGCGCGACGCGGTCCGCGAGACGACGCTGCTCGGGCGGCGGGTCCGGCTGGAACGCATCGGCACGAACGGCGACGTCCGCGCCGCCGCGGCGACGTTCGCGCGCCTCGCGGGCACCGTCGACGCGTTCGGGCTCGGGGGCACCGACCTCGAGCTGCGGGTCGCGGGCCGCCGCTACCGGATCCGCGAAAGCGTCCGCCTCGCGCGCCACGCCGGCACGACGCCGGTCGTGTGCGGCGCCGGCCTGAAGGACACCCTGGAGCGGTGGGTGCCGGCCCGGCTCGAGGGCCGCATCGCGCTCGACGGGGCGCGGGTGCTGCTGCCCTCCGCCGTCGACCGCTGGGGGTTGGCCGAGGCGTTGCGCGACGCCGGCGCACGGTTGACGATCGGCGACCTGGCGTTCCTGTTGGGCGTCCCCCACCGCATGCACGACCTCGACGCGTTCGCGCGGGTCGTGCGGGTCCTCGCGCCCCCGGTCGTCCGCCTCCCGATCGGGTGGATCTACCCCACCGGCGCGAAGCAGGGCACGACCGACGCGGGGTGGCGCCGCCGCTGGTTCGACGACGCGGACGTCGTCGCGGGCGACTGGCACCTGGTGCGGCGCTTCGCCCCGACCGACCTGCACGGCCGCACGATCCTGACGAACACGACGACCGCCGCGGACCTCGACGACCTCGGTGCGCGCGGCGTCCGCGCGGTCGTGACGACCACCCCCCGGCTGGACGGGCGTAGCCTCCCGACGAACCTGCTGGAGGCGGCGTTCACGGCGATCGCGGGACGCCATCCCCTCCCCCGCGCCGACCTCGCGGCGATGGTGGCGGAGGCGGACCTGGCGCCGGACGTGTGGACGCCGCCCCCGCAGCGTGCGTCAGGGGGCGTCGGCGCGTAGGGCGCGCGCCATCAGGCGCGCCTGCAGCCGCCGGGGGGCGGCCGGATCGGCCGGGGTGCGTTGCACGTAGCGCCCGTCGGCCTGCAGGTCCCAGGCGTTGCGGTCGTCGGCGAGCGCCGCGTCGAGCACGCCCGCCAGGCGCCCGGCGAGGTCACGGTCGCGGACCGGGACGATCGCTTCGATGCGGTCGCTCAAGTTCCGGCGCTTCCAGTCGGCGCTGCCGAGCAGGACCTCGCGGTCCCCGCCGTTCCCGAAGAGAAAAATGCGGTCGTGCTCGAGGAAGCGATCGACGATGGACACGACCCGGATGGTGTCGCTCACCCCGGGGACGCCGGGCCGGAGGCGGGTGTGGCCGCGCACGATCAGGTCGATCGGGACGCCGGCGCGCGAGGCGCGGTAGAGGGCCTGAATGAGGGGGACGTCGTCGAGGCCGTTCATCTTCGCGACGATGCGCCCCCCGCGCCCCGCCCGTTGGTGGTCGATCTCGCGCTCGATCCGCGCGAGGAACCGGTCGCGCATGTCCCACGGCGCGACGAGGAGCGTCTCGTAGGTCTGTTCCGGCGCGTAGCCGGTGATGTGGTGGAACAGGTCGACGAGGTCGCTGCCGATCGCGTCGTCGGCGGTGAGCAGCCCGACGTCGGTGTAGAGGCGCGCCGTGTTGGCGTTGTAGTTGCCGGTCCCGACGTGCGCGTAGGTGCGGATCCCCCCCGCCTCGCGGCGGACGACGAGCACCACCTTCGTGTGGATCTTGAGGTCGACGAAGCCGTAGCTGACGTGCACGCCGGCCGCCTCGAGGCGTTCGCCCCACTCGATGTTGTTCGCCTCGTCGAAGCGGGCCTTCACCTCGACGAGGACCGCGACCTGCTTGCCGCGTTCCGCGGCCCGCATGAGCGCCGCGACGATGGGGCTGCGGCTGCTGGTGCGGTAGAGCGTCATCTTGATCGCCAGGACGTCGGGGTC
The DNA window shown above is from Trueperaceae bacterium and carries:
- a CDS encoding quinate 5-dehydrogenase, whose translation is MTPERPPAGRDAGRPLRVVSVSLGAPARDAVRETTLLGRRVRLERIGTNGDVRAAAATFARLAGTVDAFGLGGTDLELRVAGRRYRIRESVRLARHAGTTPVVCGAGLKDTLERWVPARLEGRIALDGARVLLPSAVDRWGLAEALRDAGARLTIGDLAFLLGVPHRMHDLDAFARVVRVLAPPVVRLPIGWIYPTGAKQGTTDAGWRRRWFDDADVVAGDWHLVRRFAPTDLHGRTILTNTTTAADLDDLGARGVRAVVTTTPRLDGRSLPTNLLEAAFTAIAGRHPLPRADLAAMVAEADLAPDVWTPPPQRASGGVGA
- a CDS encoding diadenylate cyclase; translated protein: MLRDVRIFSDAFLAARGVDGATLSHVTRIALELAREGREGRKIGALFTVDDHPAVLARSRPLILDPLKGHPDEDKVVTDANVRETLKELAQLDGAFVISGDGVAVAAARYLSASAEGVVLPMGLGSRHVAAASITLRTDAVAVVVSESSMVRIFDDGELVREIVPDVWLFERLTPSAGRTRDDGGDGGAARGDA